From the Pieris napi chromosome 20, ilPieNapi1.2, whole genome shotgun sequence genome, one window contains:
- the LOC125059765 gene encoding juvenile hormone esterase-like, translating into MIWYIVCTTFVLFFCIPSENRPSEVRVNLTQGIVIGSFDSYYKFYGIPYADSTAGINRFQPPKPSPLFRDPFVANRKNITCLRPTRDGYDGIEDCLSLNVVSPTVDHTRKLPVMVWIKGREINNFEPAFKNIIERDVVVVTPNFRESIFGFLCLGTSKAPGNAGLKDIIAALKWIQQNIAAFGGDPNNVTIFGHGSGASLVDLLTLSLSSKGLFHKAIAQSGTAMSPLAVTSDNLQNAIKVAEALGHRVEDVHSLSDIFTRVRASALMAVINELESDNLLSFAPCIERVISDDKEPFLLKSPYQILNSGEQLDVPFMTGFVDNEGPVVQKGLIKDWFSIVNLQKDLNFDTEEEKQKITEQIKGFYSLNNYIEKELYVTLAGDVMVHIPTLRESHIRAVTRTTPIYLYQFSYKGNLGNVFVEADYSKKSVHGQELAYLFYENSYEAWTAHDLAIADMLVERWTNFAKTG; encoded by the exons ATGATTTGGTACATTGTATGTACAACCTTTGTGTTATTTTTCTGTATACCTAGTGAAAATAGACCAAGCGAAGTTCGTGTTAACCTAACGCAAGGAATAGTTATAGGATCTTTTGATTCCTACTATAAGTTTTATGGCATTCCATATGCTGACTCCACAGCAGGCATTAATAGATTTCAG CCTCCAAAACCATCTCCACTATTTAGAGACCCGTTTGTAGCAAACCGTAAAAATATCACATGTCTGCGACCCACAAGAGATGGTTACGATGGAATCGAAGATTGTCTGTCATTAAATGTCGTCTCTCCAACAGTGGACCATACTCGTAAATTACCAGTAATGGTTTGGATCAAAGGACGAGAAATTAACAACTTTGAACCagcgtttaaaaatattatcgaaAGAGACGTAGTTGTCGTCACTCCTAATTTCAGAGAATCCATTTTCGGATTTCTATGCTTAGGCACTTCGAAAGCTCCAGGTAATGCTGGTCTCAAGGATATAATTGCTGCATTGAAGTGGATACAACAAAACATAGCAGCCTTTGGAGGAGATCCAAATAACGTTACTATTTTTGGCCACGGTAGTGGGGCTTCACTAGTAGATTTACTAACACTTTCCCTAAGTTCAAAGGGACTTTTCCACAAGGCTATAGCACAAAGTGGTACTGCAATGTCCCCTTTAGCAGTAACCAGCgataatttacaaaatgcaATCAAGGTTGCCGAAGCACTTGGTCATAGAGTTGAAGATGTACACAGCTTATCAGATATATTTACTCGAGTTAGGGCTTCTGCATTAATGGCGGTTATTAATGAACTAGAGTCTGATAATTTACTATCTTTTGCACCTTGTATCGAGAGAGTAATCTCCGACGATAAAGAACcgtttttattgaaatcgccttatcaaattttaaattctggGGAACAATTGGACGTGCCATTTATGACTGGGTTTGTGGATAATGAAGGTCCTGTTGTTCAAAAaggtttaattaaagattgGTTTAGTATAGTAAATCTTCAAAAAGATCTTAATTTTGACACAGAAGAAGAAAAGCAGAAAATAACAGAACAAATAAAAGGGTTTTACtccttaaataattatatcgaAAAAGAATTATATGTAACATTAGCTGGAGATGTTATGGTGCATATACCCACCTTAAGAGAATCTCATATTCGTGCTGTAACTAGAACTACTCCAATTTATCTCTATCAATTCTCATACAAGGGGAATCTTGGAAATGTTTTTGTAGAAGCTGACTATTCAAAAAAGTCAGTCCATGGTCAGGAACTggcgtatttattttatgaaaattcttATGAAGCCTGGACTGCCCATGACCTAGCCATTGCAGACATGCTAGTGGAGCGATGGACAAATTTTGCGAAAACTGGGTAA